One Burkholderia cepacia genomic window carries:
- the acnB gene encoding bifunctional aconitate hydratase 2/2-methylisocitrate dehydratase produces MLENFRAHVAARAALGIPPLPLTAQQTAELVELLTNPPAGEEQTLVDLITHRVPAGVDEAARVKAGFLAAVAKGETACPLISRERATELLGTMLGGYNIQPLIELLSDEAVAAVAADALKKTLLMFDQFHDVKELADKGNVHAKAVLQSWADAEWFTSRPEVPQSLTITVFKVTGETNTDDLSPAPDATTRPDIPMHALAMLKNARPGITPEEDGKRGPVKFIESLKEKGHLVAYVGDVVGTGSSRKSATNSVLWFTGEDIPFVPNKRFGGVCLGGKIAPIFYNTMEDAGALPIELDVSQMEMGDVVELRPYEGKALKDGKVIAEFQVKSDVLFDEVRAGGRIPLIIGRGLTAKAREALGLAPSTLFRLPHQPADSGKGFSLAQKMVGRACGLPEGQGVRPGTYCEPKMTSVGSQDTTGPMTRDELKDLACLGFSADLVMQSFCHTAAYPKPVDVKTHQTLPNFISTRGGIALRPGDGVIHSWLNRMLLPDTVGTGGDSHTRFPIGISFPAGSGLVAFAAATGTMPLDMPESVLVRFKGKMQPGVTLRDLVNAIPLYAIKQGMLTVAKQGKKNIFSGRILEIEGLPDLKVEQAFELSDASAERSAAGCSVRLNKEPIIEYLNSNITLLKWMIAQGYQDPRSLQRRIAAMEQWLADPQLLSPDADAEYAAVIEIDLADIHEPIVACPNDPDDVKTLSDVAGAKIDEVFIGSCMTNIGHFRAASKLLEGKRDIPVKLWVAPPTKMDQKQLTEEGHYGVFGTAGARTEMPGCSLCMGNQAQVREGATVMSTSTRNFPNRLGKNTNVYLGSAELAAICSRLGKIPTKEEYMADMGVLSANGDKIYKYMNFDQIEDFKEVADTVQM; encoded by the coding sequence ATGCTTGAAAACTTTCGTGCTCACGTGGCCGCCCGCGCCGCGCTCGGTATTCCTCCCCTGCCGCTGACGGCTCAGCAGACCGCCGAACTGGTCGAACTGCTGACCAACCCGCCCGCCGGCGAAGAGCAGACGCTCGTCGACCTGATCACCCATCGCGTGCCCGCCGGCGTCGACGAAGCCGCGCGCGTGAAGGCCGGCTTCCTGGCCGCCGTGGCCAAGGGCGAGACCGCCTGCCCGCTGATCTCGCGCGAACGCGCCACCGAACTGCTCGGCACGATGCTGGGCGGCTACAACATCCAGCCGCTGATCGAGCTGCTGTCCGACGAGGCAGTCGCTGCCGTCGCCGCTGACGCACTGAAGAAAACCCTGCTGATGTTCGACCAGTTCCACGACGTCAAGGAACTCGCCGACAAGGGCAACGTGCACGCGAAGGCCGTGCTGCAAAGCTGGGCCGACGCCGAATGGTTCACGAGCCGTCCGGAAGTGCCGCAAAGCCTGACCATCACCGTGTTCAAGGTGACGGGCGAAACCAACACCGACGACCTGTCGCCGGCCCCGGACGCCACCACCCGCCCGGACATCCCGATGCACGCGCTGGCGATGCTGAAGAACGCACGCCCGGGCATCACGCCGGAAGAAGACGGCAAGCGCGGCCCGGTCAAGTTCATCGAATCGCTGAAGGAAAAGGGTCACCTAGTCGCCTACGTCGGCGACGTGGTCGGCACCGGCTCCTCGCGCAAGTCGGCCACCAACTCGGTGCTGTGGTTCACCGGCGAAGACATCCCGTTCGTGCCGAACAAGCGCTTCGGCGGCGTGTGCCTCGGCGGCAAGATCGCCCCGATCTTCTACAACACGATGGAAGACGCCGGCGCACTGCCGATCGAGCTCGACGTGTCGCAGATGGAAATGGGCGACGTGGTCGAACTGCGCCCGTACGAAGGCAAGGCGCTGAAGGACGGCAAGGTCATCGCCGAATTCCAGGTCAAGTCCGACGTGCTGTTCGACGAAGTGCGCGCCGGCGGCCGCATTCCGCTGATCATCGGCCGCGGCCTGACCGCGAAGGCGCGTGAAGCGCTGGGCCTCGCGCCGTCGACGCTGTTCCGCCTGCCGCACCAGCCGGCTGACAGCGGCAAGGGTTTCTCGCTCGCGCAGAAGATGGTCGGCCGCGCGTGCGGTCTGCCGGAAGGCCAGGGCGTGCGCCCGGGCACGTACTGCGAACCGAAGATGACCTCGGTCGGCTCGCAGGACACCACGGGCCCGATGACCCGCGACGAACTGAAGGATCTCGCGTGCCTCGGCTTCTCGGCCGACCTCGTGATGCAGTCGTTCTGCCACACCGCCGCGTATCCGAAACCGGTCGACGTGAAGACGCACCAGACGCTGCCGAACTTCATCAGCACGCGCGGCGGCATCGCGCTGCGCCCGGGCGACGGCGTGATCCACTCGTGGCTGAACCGCATGCTGCTGCCCGACACCGTCGGCACCGGCGGCGATTCGCACACGCGTTTCCCGATCGGCATCAGCTTCCCGGCAGGTTCGGGCCTGGTCGCGTTCGCGGCCGCCACCGGCACGATGCCGCTGGACATGCCGGAATCGGTGCTGGTCCGCTTCAAGGGCAAGATGCAGCCGGGCGTCACGCTGCGCGACCTCGTGAACGCGATCCCGCTGTACGCGATCAAGCAAGGCATGCTGACGGTCGCCAAGCAAGGCAAGAAGAACATCTTCTCGGGCCGCATCCTCGAAATCGAAGGCCTGCCCGACCTGAAGGTCGAGCAAGCGTTCGAGCTGTCGGATGCGTCCGCCGAGCGTTCGGCCGCCGGTTGCTCGGTGCGCCTGAACAAGGAGCCGATCATCGAATACCTGAACAGCAACATCACGCTGCTGAAGTGGATGATCGCGCAGGGCTACCAGGATCCGCGCAGCCTGCAGCGCCGGATCGCGGCGATGGAACAGTGGCTGGCCGACCCGCAACTGCTGTCGCCGGATGCCGACGCCGAGTATGCGGCCGTCATCGAGATCGACCTCGCCGACATCCACGAGCCGATCGTCGCGTGCCCGAACGACCCGGACGACGTGAAGACGCTGTCGGACGTCGCCGGCGCGAAGATCGACGAGGTGTTCATCGGCTCGTGCATGACCAACATCGGTCACTTCCGTGCCGCGTCGAAGCTGCTGGAAGGCAAGCGCGACATCCCGGTCAAGCTGTGGGTCGCGCCGCCGACCAAGATGGACCAGAAGCAGCTGACGGAAGAAGGCCACTACGGCGTGTTCGGCACGGCCGGTGCGCGTACCGAAATGCCGGGCTGCTCGCTGTGCATGGGTAACCAGGCTCAGGTGCGCGAAGGCGCGACGGTCATGTCGACGTCGACCCGCAACTTCCCGAACCGTCTGGGCAAGAACACGAACGTGTATCTCGGCTCGGCGGAACTGGCCGCGATCTGCTCGCGTCTGGGCAAGATCCCGACCAAGGAAGAGTACATGGCCGACATGGGCGTGCTCAGCGCGAACGGCGACAAGATCTACAAGTACATGAACTTCGACCAGATCGAAGACTTCAAGGAAGTCGCCGACACCGTGCAGATGTAA
- a CDS encoding Txe/YoeB family addiction module toxin codes for MTQKKKAKNKAAAVSNCKVAWSTNAWDDYLYWQEKNLAIVAEINGLIEEISRDPFKGTGKPEPLKGDLTGFWSRRITKADRLVYIVQDSIIYVMQCRYHYD; via the coding sequence ATGACACAGAAAAAGAAGGCGAAAAACAAGGCCGCAGCGGTAAGTAACTGCAAGGTTGCATGGTCGACGAACGCTTGGGACGATTACCTGTACTGGCAGGAAAAAAACCTCGCAATCGTCGCCGAGATCAACGGCCTGATTGAGGAGATCTCCCGAGATCCTTTCAAGGGCACTGGCAAGCCGGAGCCCTTGAAAGGCGACCTGACCGGTTTCTGGTCACGTCGCATCACGAAAGCTGATCGCCTCGTGTACATCGTCCAGGACAGCATCATCTACGTGATGCAGTGTCGGTACCATTACGACTGA
- a CDS encoding type II toxin-antitoxin system Phd/YefM family antitoxin, producing MNILTFSEARAGFKQALDAVCKDHEPTIITRQRGEHVVMISLEDYNSLQETLHLLGTPTNADRLRQSIAEFKAGKTSVKELLTHDTEKEGEKQGRSGK from the coding sequence ATGAACATCCTGACTTTTAGTGAGGCGCGAGCCGGCTTCAAGCAGGCTCTGGACGCGGTGTGCAAGGATCACGAACCGACGATAATCACCCGTCAGCGCGGGGAACATGTCGTCATGATTTCGCTGGAGGACTACAACAGCCTGCAGGAGACACTGCATCTGTTGGGCACCCCGACGAACGCTGACCGACTGCGCCAATCCATTGCTGAATTCAAGGCCGGCAAGACCTCTGTAAAGGAATTGCTGACACATGACACAGAAAAAGAAGGCGAAAAACAAGGCCGCAGCGGTAAGTAA
- the groL gene encoding chaperonin GroEL (60 kDa chaperone family; promotes refolding of misfolded polypeptides especially under stressful conditions; forms two stacked rings of heptamers to form a barrel-shaped 14mer; ends can be capped by GroES; misfolded proteins enter the barrel where they are refolded when GroES binds), translated as MAAKEIIFSDVARAKLTEGVNILANAVKVTLGPKGRNVVLERSFGAPVVTKDGVSVAKEIELADKLQNIGAQLVKEVASRTSDAAGDGTTTATVLAQAIVREGQKYVAAGLNPLDLKRGIDKAVAAAVDELKKISRPTTTSKEIAQVATISANGEESIGQRIAEAIDRVGKEGVITVEDGKSLADELDVVEGLQFDRGYLSPYFINNPDKQIAEIESPYILLHDKKISNIRDLLPVLEQVAKSGRPLLIIAEDVEGEALATLVVNNIRGILKTVAVKAPGFGDRRKALLEDIAILTGGQVIAEETGLTLEKATLAELGQAKRIEVGKENTTVIDGAGDAKNIEARVKQIRVQIEEATSDYDREKLQERVAKLAGGVAVIKVGGATEIEVKEKKDRVDDALHATRAAVEEGIVPGGGVALIRVRQAIRELQGVNADQNAGIKIVLRALEEPLRQIVTNAGEEASVVVAKVAEGSGNFGYNAQTGEYGDLVESGVLDPTKVTRTALQNAASVAGLLLTTDATVHEAPKEAGPVGGAPEAGAGGPGFGGF; from the coding sequence ATGGCAGCGAAGGAAATCATTTTCAGCGACGTTGCACGTGCGAAGCTGACCGAAGGCGTGAACATTCTCGCGAACGCGGTGAAGGTCACGCTCGGGCCGAAGGGCCGCAACGTCGTGCTCGAACGCAGCTTCGGCGCGCCGGTCGTCACGAAGGACGGCGTGTCGGTCGCGAAGGAAATCGAACTCGCGGACAAGCTGCAGAACATCGGCGCGCAGCTCGTGAAGGAAGTCGCGTCGCGCACCAGCGATGCGGCCGGCGACGGCACCACGACGGCCACCGTGCTCGCGCAGGCGATCGTCCGCGAAGGCCAGAAGTACGTCGCGGCCGGGCTCAATCCGCTCGACCTGAAGCGCGGCATCGACAAGGCGGTCGCGGCGGCCGTCGACGAGCTGAAGAAGATCAGCCGCCCGACCACCACGAGCAAGGAAATCGCGCAGGTCGCGACGATCTCCGCGAACGGCGAGGAGTCGATCGGCCAGCGCATCGCGGAAGCGATCGACCGCGTCGGCAAGGAAGGCGTGATCACCGTCGAGGACGGCAAGTCGCTCGCGGACGAGCTCGATGTCGTCGAAGGGCTGCAGTTCGATCGCGGCTACCTGTCGCCGTATTTCATCAACAATCCCGACAAGCAGATCGCCGAGATCGAAAGCCCGTACATCCTGCTGCACGACAAGAAGATCTCGAACATCCGCGACCTGCTGCCGGTGCTCGAACAGGTCGCGAAATCGGGCCGGCCGCTGCTGATCATCGCGGAAGACGTCGAAGGCGAAGCGCTCGCGACGCTGGTCGTCAACAACATCCGCGGCATCCTGAAGACGGTGGCCGTGAAGGCGCCGGGCTTCGGCGACCGCCGCAAGGCGCTGCTCGAAGACATCGCGATCCTGACCGGCGGGCAGGTGATCGCCGAGGAAACGGGCCTGACGCTCGAGAAGGCGACGCTGGCGGAACTCGGCCAGGCGAAGCGCATCGAGGTCGGCAAGGAAAACACGACGGTGATCGACGGCGCCGGCGATGCGAAGAACATCGAGGCGCGCGTGAAGCAGATCCGCGTGCAGATCGAGGAAGCGACGTCGGACTACGACCGCGAGAAACTGCAGGAACGCGTCGCGAAGCTCGCTGGCGGCGTGGCGGTCATCAAGGTCGGCGGCGCCACCGAGATCGAGGTGAAGGAAAAGAAGGACCGCGTCGACGACGCGCTGCACGCCACGCGCGCGGCCGTCGAGGAAGGCATCGTGCCGGGCGGCGGCGTCGCGCTGATCCGCGTGCGGCAGGCGATCCGCGAACTGCAGGGCGTGAACGCCGACCAGAACGCGGGCATCAAGATCGTGCTGCGCGCACTCGAGGAACCGCTGCGCCAGATCGTCACGAACGCGGGCGAGGAAGCGAGCGTCGTCGTCGCGAAGGTGGCCGAAGGCTCGGGCAACTTCGGGTACAACGCGCAGACGGGCGAATACGGCGACCTCGTCGAGTCGGGCGTGCTCGATCCGACCAAGGTCACGCGTACGGCGCTGCAGAACGCGGCGTCGGTGGCCGGGTTGCTGCTGACGACCGATGCGACCGTGCATGAGGCACCGAAGGAGGCGGGGCCGGTGGGCGGCGCACCGGAAGCAGGGGCCGGCGGGCCGGGGTTCGGCGGATTCTGA
- a CDS encoding co-chaperone GroES: MSLRPLHDRVIVKRLDQETTTASGIVIPDSAAEKPDQGEVIAVGPGRKDADGQRIVPDLQVGERVLFGKYAGQAVKVDGNEFLVLREEDIVAVVNQ, encoded by the coding sequence ATGAGCCTACGCCCCTTGCACGACCGCGTGATCGTGAAGCGACTCGACCAGGAAACCACCACCGCTTCGGGCATCGTGATCCCCGACAGCGCCGCGGAAAAACCCGACCAGGGTGAAGTGATTGCCGTCGGCCCCGGCCGCAAGGATGCGGACGGCCAGCGCATCGTGCCCGACCTGCAGGTCGGCGAGCGCGTGCTGTTCGGCAAGTACGCGGGCCAGGCCGTCAAGGTGGACGGCAATGAGTTCCTCGTGCTGCGCGAGGAAGACATCGTCGCAGTCGTCAATCAATAA
- a CDS encoding LysR substrate-binding domain-containing protein encodes MGTIKLHQLQALVASAEAGSIRGAARTLGLSQAAVTRALRELEAGERLPLLVRAPEGIGFTDYGKTLLTHAKLVLKQLEHAQSDLERMRGRIEGRLSIGVTPWLTMTFLAETVLRFRERMPDVRLELYEALMAVAQPLLRDGSMDFALGHVQPGGTQEFAFEPMLRYETSVMVRAGHPLERARSIHDLLDNDWVLNFPADGQAALVDYLFTRHGADIDERRIVRAQSVAMLQTMLEQADMCTWCPTILAGVPPFGERMRALQLKETFEPRDLGIVTRRSSTLSDAARCFIDCLLHVIRRHARSARKEDLALFRTLTLLI; translated from the coding sequence ATGGGTACGATCAAGCTGCATCAGCTTCAGGCGCTCGTCGCGAGCGCGGAGGCCGGGAGCATCCGCGGCGCGGCGCGCACGCTCGGGTTGTCGCAGGCGGCCGTCACGCGCGCGCTGCGCGAACTGGAGGCCGGCGAGCGCCTGCCGCTGCTCGTGCGCGCGCCGGAGGGGATCGGCTTCACCGACTACGGCAAGACACTGCTCACGCACGCGAAGCTCGTGCTGAAGCAGCTCGAACACGCACAGAGCGATCTCGAACGCATGCGCGGCCGCATCGAGGGCCGGCTGAGCATCGGCGTGACGCCGTGGCTCACGATGACGTTCCTCGCGGAAACGGTGCTGCGCTTTCGCGAGCGGATGCCCGACGTGCGCCTCGAGCTCTACGAAGCGCTGATGGCCGTCGCGCAGCCGCTGCTGCGCGACGGCAGCATGGATTTCGCGCTCGGGCACGTGCAACCGGGCGGCACGCAGGAATTCGCGTTCGAGCCGATGCTGCGCTACGAGACGTCGGTGATGGTGCGCGCCGGCCATCCGCTCGAACGCGCGCGCTCGATCCACGACCTGCTCGATAACGACTGGGTGCTGAATTTCCCGGCCGACGGGCAGGCCGCGCTCGTCGACTACCTGTTCACGCGCCACGGTGCCGACATCGACGAACGGCGCATCGTCCGTGCGCAGTCGGTGGCGATGCTGCAGACGATGCTCGAACAGGCCGACATGTGCACGTGGTGCCCGACGATCCTCGCCGGCGTGCCGCCGTTCGGCGAACGGATGCGCGCGTTGCAGCTGAAGGAGACGTTCGAGCCGCGCGACCTCGGGATCGTCACGCGGCGCAGCAGCACGTTGAGCGACGCGGCGCGCTGCTTCATCGACTGCCTGCTGCACGTGATCCGCCGCCATGCGCGATCGGCACGCAAGGAAGACCTCGCGTTGTTCCGCACCCTGACGCTGCTGATCTGA
- a CDS encoding M20 aminoacylase family protein, which translates to MDSTRIPPEMAAIEADMIALRRRLHAHPELGFEEHATSGLVAEYLTTWGYRVTRGLGGTGVVGTLTRGAGKRLGLRADMDALPIREATGLPHASRCDGVMHACGHDGHTAMLLAAARCLAERERFRGTLNLIFQPAEEGLGGAKRMIDDGLFEQFPCDAVFAMHNVPGLPAGVLGFCDGPAMASADEVRVRVTGRGGHGAAPHTTIDPVVVCASIVMALQTVVSRNVNPQDLAIVTAGSIHAGTASNVIPPHAELALSVRALSPDVRALLERRIREIVHGQAASYGATAEIDYRHDYPVLVNHPAETAFARDVAREWGGDGALIEQMQPIAASEDFAFMLEACPGSYLSIGNGDGAAGCGLHHPGYDFNDACLATGASYWIALAERFLG; encoded by the coding sequence TTGGATTCGACACGCATTCCGCCCGAAATGGCGGCAATCGAAGCGGACATGATCGCGTTGCGCCGACGGCTGCACGCGCATCCGGAGCTCGGCTTCGAGGAACACGCGACGAGCGGCCTCGTGGCCGAGTACCTGACAACGTGGGGTTATCGGGTGACGCGCGGGCTCGGCGGCACGGGCGTGGTCGGCACGTTGACGCGAGGCGCCGGGAAGCGGCTCGGGCTGCGCGCGGACATGGACGCACTGCCGATCCGCGAGGCGACCGGGCTGCCGCATGCGAGCCGGTGCGACGGCGTGATGCATGCGTGCGGCCACGACGGCCATACGGCGATGCTGCTGGCGGCGGCGCGCTGCCTGGCGGAACGCGAACGGTTCCGCGGCACGCTGAACCTGATTTTCCAGCCGGCCGAGGAAGGGCTCGGCGGCGCGAAGCGGATGATCGACGACGGGCTGTTCGAGCAGTTTCCGTGCGACGCGGTGTTCGCGATGCACAACGTGCCGGGCCTGCCGGCCGGCGTGCTCGGCTTCTGCGACGGCCCGGCGATGGCATCGGCCGACGAGGTGCGCGTGCGCGTGACCGGGCGCGGCGGGCATGGCGCGGCGCCGCATACGACGATCGATCCGGTGGTCGTCTGCGCGTCGATCGTGATGGCGCTGCAGACCGTCGTGTCGCGCAACGTGAACCCGCAGGACCTGGCGATCGTGACGGCCGGCTCGATCCATGCGGGCACCGCGTCGAACGTGATCCCGCCGCACGCGGAGCTGGCGCTGAGCGTGCGCGCGCTGTCGCCGGACGTGCGCGCGCTGCTCGAACGGCGCATTCGCGAGATCGTGCACGGGCAGGCCGCGAGCTACGGCGCGACGGCCGAGATCGACTACCGGCACGACTATCCGGTGCTCGTCAATCACCCGGCCGAAACCGCCTTCGCGCGCGACGTCGCCCGCGAATGGGGCGGCGATGGCGCGCTGATCGAACAGATGCAGCCGATCGCGGCGAGCGAGGATTTCGCGTTCATGCTCGAAGCCTGCCCGGGCAGCTACCTGTCGATCGGCAACGGCGACGGCGCGGCCGGCTGCGGGCTGCACCACCCCGGCTACGACTTCAACGACGCGTGCCTGGCCACCGGCGCGAGCTACTGGATTGCGCTGGCGGAGCGGTTTCTCGGCTGA
- a CDS encoding ABC transporter substrate-binding protein produces MKKWMAAVAMTLAAGAAHAGGDWAGKEIRLGVDPTYPPLEYKQPDGTLTGFGIDITNALCAELHARCVWVESSFDGMIPGLLARKFDVIASSMTITPKRMQQIAFTNRISNAPARLIARRGSPLLPTADALKGKRVGVEQGSAQADYAIANWQPAGVQIVSYQNQDQVYADLVTGRLDAAFQASIAASDGFLKKPQGKDFAFVGAAIDDVKYFGQGDGLGLRKQDNDLRDAFNRALATILANGTYQKINRKYFDFDIYGAK; encoded by the coding sequence ATGAAGAAGTGGATGGCGGCAGTTGCGATGACGCTCGCGGCGGGCGCGGCGCACGCAGGCGGCGACTGGGCGGGCAAGGAGATCCGCCTCGGGGTCGATCCGACCTATCCGCCGCTCGAATACAAGCAGCCCGACGGCACGCTGACGGGTTTCGGGATCGACATCACCAACGCGTTGTGCGCGGAGCTGCATGCGCGCTGCGTGTGGGTCGAGTCGAGCTTCGACGGGATGATCCCGGGGCTGCTCGCGCGCAAGTTCGACGTGATCGCGTCGTCGATGACGATCACGCCGAAGCGGATGCAGCAGATCGCGTTCACGAACCGGATCTCGAACGCGCCGGCGCGGCTGATCGCGCGCAGGGGCTCGCCGCTGCTGCCGACGGCCGACGCGCTGAAGGGCAAGCGCGTGGGCGTCGAGCAGGGCTCCGCGCAGGCCGACTACGCGATCGCGAACTGGCAGCCGGCCGGCGTGCAGATCGTGTCGTACCAGAACCAGGACCAGGTGTACGCCGACCTCGTGACGGGGCGGCTCGACGCGGCGTTCCAGGCCTCGATCGCGGCCAGCGACGGCTTCCTGAAGAAGCCGCAGGGCAAGGATTTCGCGTTCGTCGGCGCGGCGATCGACGACGTGAAGTATTTCGGGCAGGGCGACGGGCTCGGGCTGCGCAAGCAGGACAACGACCTGCGCGACGCGTTCAATCGCGCGCTCGCGACGATCCTCGCGAACGGCACGTACCAGAAGATCAACCGGAAGTACTTCGATTTCGACATCTACGGCGCGAAGTAA